Genomic segment of Apium graveolens cultivar Ventura chromosome 7, ASM990537v1, whole genome shotgun sequence:
ACCGCACGAATTGCAATAGGAAGCAGTTGTTGGAGTAAGATATGGCAGTCGTGGGACTTCATCCCAAACATCTTTAATTTTTCCATGGAAACACAGTTTTTAATGTTTGACGCGTGTCCATAAGGAAGTTTCATGTGCATTAACGATgacaacattttctttttttcTGCCTTGGACAAATTAAAAATCGAAGGGGGTAAGTAGGTTTTTTTTTCTCCTTTTTGTGGAGCTAGATCAGCCCTAACCCCCATGTCAATCATGTCAAGACGAGAAGCTTCACTATCTTTAGACTTAGATTTCATATTTAGTAGTGTGCCGATCAAGCTATCACATACGTTCTTCTCGACGTGCATGACATCTAAACAATGACGGAAATGGTGAAACTTCCAATATTCTAATTCGAAAAAAACCGACTTTTTCTTCCATGGACAATAAACCTTCTTTGACTTCCTTACTTCCTTCCCAAACTGAAATTTAATTTTCTCTTGCTGCAATAAAACCTCTTCTCCAGACAGAGGTTGACGTGCCTGCCCTAATTCTTGTTGTCCATTAAAAGCGGCCTTTTGCTTTATATATGGATGATTCCTAGCCAAGTAACGCCGATGGCCTTGGTAACACATCTTCCTGCTATGGCTTAAATACTTGGCAACTGTATCATCAGCGTATACTGGACAACACATATAACCTTTATTAACGCATCCGGACAGATTTCCATATGCAGGAAAGTCATTTATTGTCCACAATAAAATTGCTTTTAAAGTGAAATATGACTTGGTGTATGCATCATAAACATTTGGTTCACCTTCTTCCCACAACTTCTTTAAATCATCGATTAAAGGCTGTAAATATACGTCAACGTCATTGCCAGGCTCATGTGGACCGGAAACTAAAATTATTAGCATCATAAATTTCCTCTTCATACATAACCACGGGGGAAGATTGTAAGTCACTAATACTATTGGCCAACAAGAGTATCTATTGGTTAGACCGTTAGTATGTGGGTTTATACCATCTGCAGACAACGCCAAACGAATATTTTGTGCATCACTACCGAAGGCAGGCCACCTATAGTTGATATTTCTTCAAGAAGGAGAGTCGGCTGGATGCCGCATCTTTCCGTCTTCTATTCGCTGCTTTGAGTGCCAGGTCATTAGTTCAGATGTAGAAGGAGATTTAAACATCCGTTTGAATCTCGGTATAATTGGAAAATACCACATTACTTTAGCAGGAACATTAATCCTTATTTTACCATCCTTTCCTAACTTCCAGCGAGATAAACGACACTTAGGACACTCGGAAGCATCAACGTTTACCCCCCGATACAGTATGCAATTGTTTGGACATGAGTGATATTTTATGTATTCTAGGCCCAAGTCGGATAAGGTTTTCTTGGCTTCATATGCATTAGGTGGCATCACATTGTCCTTAGGAAGGAGAGAGCCAACGGTAGACAGCAAATCGTTAAAGGCACTATCTCTAAGTCTGAACCTAGCTTTCCAATTGTGCAATTTTAGTATCGACTTCAACTTGGTACATTCACTACCCTCATACAAAGGTTGTTCAGCATCAGCCACAAATCTCCTAAACTGATATGACTCATTATTGTACTCACTCGAATTATATGCAGCATCACAAACATTGACTGTTTCTGATGCAAGGCCAGGGGAAGGTATCGGTGCGCGGGCAGACGTAGGTGCAGGGGCAGGCATAGATGCAGGGGTTGGAACATTTCTATTAACTGATGACCTACTTGCAGACCCTTGTgtatgccaaatccaatcaaGGTACCCCAGACTAAAACCATTTTCATATAAATGTCCCCTGATAATCTTAACTGCAAATTTTTTGAAGTTAGCACATCTTTTACAGGGGCAGAGGATTCTTTTAGGATCACTAGCATTTTCCTCGGCAAATATCAAAAACTCTTCAACCCCGATTTCATAGTCAAGTGTGTCTCTATCTTTGAAAATCCAAGATTTGTCCATGCTATTCTCAAACTACCTGATTGTCAAATAACATATTAATTTACTATATACTATAGTATATTTACTACCTAGtataatcaatataaaattcCTATATTCACTCATAAACCATGCTATTTACAACGACAAGCCCCAAACACAAATATATTTACAAACTACAcaaacacaaatatatacaagCACTTGTTATTACATATAAATTCGTATTTTAACTTCACAGGGtctataaaacataaaaaaatacaaaaatttcTAAGAGGACAATTTGCAAATAATTTTAGACAAATAACTACACATACAACTACACATGCAACAACTACACATTTCAATTTCATATGCATACATACAACTACACAAATGTATACATGCAGCCCAAACAAATATAAATAGATATGTAAAGAAGAATATACCTAACAAAGCAAGGTCCAAAATCCCAAAAAACTAACTCCGAAGCCTAAAATCCAACTTAACTCCAAGCTCCGAGCTTTAAGCTTTAACAAACCCTTAGCTCCAAGATTTAAGCTCCAACAAACTCTACTCCTCACCTTAAACTTCAATGAACACACTTCACTCCTTAATCTTCGAATCTGTCACAAAAATTGAAACAAATGAGAAAAAAGAACATTTGAAAGTAAGAGATGAGTTGAAGAAATTGAGAGCTTTAATTGGAGATTGAAAGTCTAATCGGAAATTGAATACATTTGAGAGTTCTAGGTTTAGCTATGAGCAGTCGAGAGAAAGGGGGAATGAGGTGGGTGTTTTGTCTGAAAATGCAAAACCCGTTTTGTTTtgtaattttttgtttttgttttgattttgatttatttttaattttatgttataaTCTTATTATAGTGAATGAGTGATAGGCGGGAGGGGAAATATACTAAGGGGGGGAAAGGAAAATATTTGGCTAAGGGCGGGGCACAAAAGGGAGAAGCAGCgggctctaattttttaaaattgagctTAGACATCGATTTATATATCAACCGATGTAAAAAGTGAATTGGACATCGGTTTATATGTTAACTGATGTAACATAGTTTTTAAAAGAACAACTTAGACATCGCTATACTGAAAAGCTGATGTAAACATACTAAAAAGACATCACTTATTTTTTATGTGATGTAAAAAACGTTTTTAACATCAGTGACTTTTCTGACTGATGTCTAATATGCGATGTCTAATGCTGATTTTCTAGTAGTGATCAATTCTATGCTAAGTAGAATGTAGGTGTCATCATGGAAGTAGTCTTCCTCTGATGCACAAATTAAGTGGTAAAAATTTAGTTTGATCAAAACATTTCCAGATGGCTCTCTCTTTAACTTGCatcttctttggttttcttctaATAGATTGGTGGCTTAAATAAAGGTAGGTCTGAGATTTTCTTTAGATTGGTTTGGATGAAGGTGTTTGTAGTAAGTTTTTATTGAAATTTAGGTTTTGAGGTTGGAGTTGGTAAGGTGTTTGAGTTTGTAGGTTTAGTGGTTTGAGCAGATTGTATTTGGATTGTTTGGACATCTTTCTTTGTACTTGAAGCATcatccttcttctttcttctatTTTCATCACTCTTCCTCTTCTCATCTCTCTTCTTCTTATCTACTTTTCTACTAGTTGATCTTGAAGAataacttggatttgagccagaaggtttttgctcatcatgcttTTGCTAATCATCATCCTTATGATCTTTTAGGTTAAATTGTAACTTTGGCAACATGATATCAGTATTTTGAAGGTATATTTCAAGAATTCTGATCATGTCTTTATCTTCAGTTTTCTTGTTATTTTTACATATCCGATCAGATTTAAGGGTCATTATCAGCCTCATGTTTGCTCTTACACAATTCTTAGGAACAATGAAAAGTTTGCATCTTTTAGACTGAGGACAGATATAGGCCACCCCTTTCTTGGATATAAATAGGCTTCTTGATTTCATTTAGCAATTGGGTGTCCCCAAGAATCATGGATTAACTGTGTCAATAATTACATCCAATTTAGATGCTCTCATGGATTGAAGAGTTGAGAGAGACACCTGTAGACATCTGTCCAAGGCACTATTATATATATTTGCAACAATTCTCTTTTCCAGGAAGTTATCATCTTTTACAATCACAACTTTGAGAAAATTTATGTTGTTGTACAAAGCTCTTTTATAGGTAATATAGTTGTAGTGAAGAGACTGTTgagtttcgagcacataaacgcaacacaaacaataattaaaaacgtgaaaaaccagaattttcgaaactCACCACAAGATCCATGTGAAAAGCTATTTTTTAATTaatagatcagattgtttaccttaagaagctttacaattTGGTtaaataatggagatccaaagattgttcaatcaccatgcATCTCGTTTCATCTTGCTATAAaagattggatgtgtactagcacaaactcgtttcatcttgc
This window contains:
- the LOC141673326 gene encoding uncharacterized protein LOC141673326 encodes the protein MDKSWIFKDRDTLDYEIGVEEFLIFAEENASDPKRILCPCKRCANFKKFAVKIIRGHLYENGFSLGYLDWIWHTQGSASRSSVNRNVPTPASMPAPAPTSARAPIPSPGLASETVNVCDAAYNSSEYNNESYQFRRFVADAEQPLYEGSECTKLKSILKLHNWKARFRLRDSAFNDLLSTVGSLLPKDNVMPPNAYEAKKTLSDLGLEYIKYHSCPNNCILYRGVNVDASECPKCRLSRWKLGKDGKIRINVPAKVMWYFPIIPRFKRMFKSPSTSELMTWHSKQRIEDGKMRHPADSPS